Proteins from one Xenopus tropicalis strain Nigerian chromosome 1, UCB_Xtro_10.0, whole genome shotgun sequence genomic window:
- the LOC101731619 gene encoding zinc finger BED domain-containing protein 1 — protein sequence MRLRRHSKMRLLRGLPTTRKENGGMILPTLLLSTWLKTWYRFKQMIKVLDTRYVLPSRNYFSRTAIPNLYQQHRAKVEADLATVRHFSATTDLWSSRSIEPYLSLTVHFISDDWVLHSHCLQTSFFPDDHTGELLAAGLQEALDSWGHRLVAITTDSGANIIKAIDLNNWTRFQCFGHRLHLAIETAMKDDRIQRAVGVCKKIVAAFSYSWKKRRELAKVQDELGLPKHQLTTETPTRWGSRQMMIQRVLEQERAINQVLTADKKSRHLILRWQDVEVLEAVNKVLSPLQDFTDALSGEHYVSVSYVKPVLHLFNTTILAEEDNNTELARDVKRNILAYLNEKYSNTDTDDLLNIASFLDPRFRTTYTKKENVKHVISRAVEEIKLLKDQQQDPLPGPSGAAAAAAEPVAPPEEKRKKSLSSFFKKQSTSSMGCSGETLSEEENIKMELRAYLQTTEVDSDADPLQWWRCYQANFPRVAKLAQQYLCIPATSAPSERVFSTGGNIVP from the exons ATGCGACTCAGACGTCACTCAAAGATGCGTTTACTAAGGGGACTGCCTACGACAAGAAAAGAAAATGGTGGAATGATATTACCAACACTATTACTTTCCACTTGGCTAAAGACATGGTACCGCTTCAAGCAGATGATTAAAGTACTGGATACCAGATATGTTTTACCAAGTCGAAATTACTTTAGCCGAACAGCAATCCCTAACTTGTACCAACAGCACAGAGCCAAGGTAGAAGCAGACTTGGCTACCGTTCGCCACTTCTCAGCAACAACTGATTTATGGTCTAGTCGGAGCATAGAGCCATACCTAAGCCTGACTGTTCATTTTATAAGTGACGACTGGGTGTTGCATAGTCATTGTCTGCAAACAAGCTTTTTCCCCGATGATCACACTGGCGAGTTACTAGCGGCAGGCTTGCAAGAGGCACTGGATTCCTGGGGGCACAGACTAGTGGCCATCACAACAGACAGTGGAGCCAACATCATTAAGGCAATTGACCTGAATAATTGGACAAGATTTCAGTGCTTTGGTCACAGGCTTCACCTAGCCATTG agacagCTATGAAAGATGACCGCATACAGCGTGCAGTTGgagtctgcaaaaaaattgtggcagCCTTTTCATACTCATGGAAAAAAAGGAGGGAACTGGCCAAGGTACAGGATGAACTGGGTCTTCCAAAGCACCAGCTCACAACTGAGACGCCCACCAGGTGGGGATCACGTCAGATGATGATTCAAAGAGTATTAGAGCAAGAGAGAGCCATCAATCAGGTTCTAACAGCTGATAAAAAGTCAAGGCATTTAATCCTCAGGTGGCAAGATGTGGAAGTCCTGGAGGCTGTCAACAAG gTGTTGAGCCCACTCCAGGACTTCACAGATGCCTTATCTGGAGAGCATTATGTCAGCGTGTCATACGTAAAGCCAGTACTTCATCTGTTCAACACTACCATTCTTGCTGAGGAAGACAACAACACTGAACTGGCCAGGGATGTGAAGAGAAACATTCTAGCCTACTTGAACGAGAAATACTCCAACACAGACACAGATGACCTGCTCAATATCGCATCTTTCCTTGATCCACGATTCAGAACCACCTacacaaagaaagaaaatgtgaaaCATGTCATTTCCAGAGCCGTGGAAGAAATCAAGTTACTCAAGGATCAACAGCAAGACCCTCTCCCTGGGCCTTCTGGTGCTGCAGCAGCTGCAGCAGAGCCTGTTGCTCCACCtgaggaaaagagaaaaaagtcCTTGTCCAGCTTTTTCAAAAAGCAGAGCACCAGCAGCATGGGCTGCAGCGGAGAAACACTCTCAGAGGAGGAAAACATCAAGATGGAGCTGAGAGCCTACTTGCAGACCACAGAGGTTGACAGTGATGCAGACCCTTTGCAGTGGTGGAGATGCTATCAGGCAAACTTCCCCCGTGTTGCAAAACTAGCTCAACAGTATTTATGCATACCTGCCACAAGTGCTCCGTCTGAGAGAGTGTTCAGCACTGGTGGCAATATCGTGCCATAG